From a single Loigolactobacillus coryniformis subsp. coryniformis KCTC 3167 = DSM 20001 genomic region:
- the ltrA gene encoding group II intron reverse transcriptase/maturase, producing the protein MRKSQKTEQADRQRMIGLEDQRQTGARSIASGEGEKMSGTQFQALVLARNNLNLAYQRVVRNKGAAGVDGMTVDELKPYLKVHREELLAELANGTYKPAPVKQVSIPKPNGGTRKLGIPTVIDRLVQQAVAQVLSPIYEQIFANNSFGFRPQRSAHDAVQQVVQLDNAGYHYVVDLDLKAYFDTVNHDMLMKFLKQRISDRWILRLIRRFLTSGTMNGQLFERSEKGTPQGGPISPLLANIYLNEFDQELARRGHEFDRYADDCNIFVKSPRAGQRVLASVTRFLEHELKLTLNQEKTQVVATNRMKFLGFTLGHTKGRAFPYPVWSAKQRVKQALRRLTKRNRGVSEDQIMAEIRQKMRGWLQYYSLGRMKRFITELDAWLRSRIRQYIWKQWKKAKTRENNLSGLGFTKDEAKLSANTRKGYWRTAHSKTLCRTLTNKELERRGLINLSQTLQQIQSA; encoded by the coding sequence ATGCGAAAATCGCAGAAAACAGAACAAGCTGACCGCCAGCGGATGATAGGTCTGGAAGACCAAAGACAAACTGGGGCGCGTAGTATCGCCTCCGGTGAAGGAGAAAAGATGAGTGGCACTCAGTTTCAAGCATTAGTTTTGGCCCGCAACAACCTGAATTTGGCTTATCAACGTGTGGTCAGGAACAAAGGGGCGGCCGGAGTTGACGGTATGACCGTTGATGAATTGAAACCGTACCTGAAAGTACATCGCGAAGAATTACTCGCAGAATTGGCCAATGGGACTTATAAACCGGCACCAGTCAAGCAAGTCTCAATTCCAAAGCCCAACGGTGGAACGCGTAAGCTTGGCATTCCGACCGTGATCGACCGGCTAGTCCAGCAGGCCGTGGCCCAGGTCCTTTCGCCGATATATGAACAGATCTTCGCCAATAATAGTTTTGGTTTTCGACCCCAACGCAGTGCACATGACGCAGTTCAACAGGTCGTTCAGCTAGATAATGCGGGTTATCACTATGTGGTTGATCTGGATTTGAAGGCCTACTTCGATACGGTTAATCATGACATGCTTATGAAGTTTCTCAAGCAGCGAATTAGTGACCGCTGGATACTACGGCTCATTCGCCGTTTTCTGACTAGTGGCACCATGAATGGGCAATTGTTTGAACGCAGTGAGAAAGGCACACCGCAAGGCGGGCCGATCTCGCCACTGTTAGCGAATATTTATCTCAACGAATTCGACCAAGAACTAGCTAGGCGCGGTCATGAATTTGACCGTTACGCCGATGACTGCAATATCTTTGTTAAAAGTCCACGCGCGGGCCAACGAGTCCTCGCTAGTGTGACTCGTTTTCTCGAGCATGAGTTAAAACTCACGCTCAATCAGGAAAAAACACAAGTGGTCGCCACCAACAGAATGAAGTTCTTAGGGTTTACGTTGGGCCACACTAAAGGCAGGGCTTTTCCCTATCCGGTGTGGTCAGCGAAGCAGCGAGTTAAACAAGCATTGAGGCGGCTGACTAAGCGTAATCGTGGTGTATCCGAAGACCAAATAATGGCAGAGATTCGTCAAAAGATGCGCGGTTGGTTGCAGTATTACAGCTTGGGTAGAATGAAGCGGTTCATCACGGAATTAGATGCGTGGCTGCGGTCACGTATTCGCCAGTACATTTGGAAACAATGGAAGAAAGCCAAAACTAGAGAGAACAACTTGAGCGGATTAGGATTTACGAAAGATGAAGCTAAGCTATCCGCTAACACGCGTAAAGGGTACTGGCGGACAGCGCATAGTAAAACGCTGTGCCGTACCCTAACTAACAAAGAGCTGGAACGTCGTGGACTCATTAACTTGAGTCAGACGCTCCAGCAAATTCAGAGTGCTTAA
- a CDS encoding M13 family metallopeptidase, with product MQQLQFAAGTTSESSDHSRLQDDFYNAINADWLKTAKIPADRPATGGFQDLVENIEKTLMADFAAMQKQSPSSPLIGEFLKYYALAADFEQRDAQAAAPLQPYLRRIAKYDNLADWQADLKDWLLDGLPVPFDLDVDADMKNTKINALFASAPSLFLPDKTYYAADNPSGPQLLQVFQQMMQQLLEMAGYSTADTQLILEQAIAFDKSLAPHVKSAEESADYSKMYNPQTFTEFTAHSSNIDFSRLIPELIGAQPEKIIVTQPKFFTAFDEIVTTENFSLLKSWLIVNTVRSMSGYLSNDFREIGGIYGRALSGSKEAMKPQKSAYYLAAGQFDQVVGDYYGRKYFGEAAKADVHKMVVKMIGVYKKRLENNDWLSASTRQKAIVKLDNLGIQVGYPDTIKPLFKQFTVNTGASLLSNAMRFAHITIADRFSKWNQPVERTEWEMSANTVNAYYHPFRNIIVFPAAILQAPFYSLTQPSSANYGGIGAVIAHEISHAFDNNGALFDEFGNLHNWWTDADSAHFKELAQAMIGEFNGIPFAGSQVNGKLTVSENIADAGGLSCALEAAKGETDVNLTTFFTNWATIWRTKAQPEYQQLLLSIDVHAPAKLRANVQVQNFADFYRTFNVQPGDGMYLAPEKRVSIW from the coding sequence ATGCAACAATTACAATTTGCCGCTGGTACAACCAGCGAATCAAGTGACCATTCACGCTTACAAGATGATTTTTATAACGCGATCAACGCGGATTGGTTGAAAACGGCCAAGATTCCAGCCGACCGTCCCGCTACTGGTGGCTTTCAAGATCTAGTTGAAAATATTGAAAAAACCTTAATGGCAGACTTTGCAGCAATGCAAAAGCAATCGCCTAGCAGCCCACTGATCGGTGAATTTCTAAAGTATTATGCGTTAGCCGCTGATTTTGAACAGCGTGATGCCCAAGCCGCTGCACCATTACAACCTTATTTACGGCGGATCGCTAAATATGATAATCTAGCCGACTGGCAAGCTGATCTCAAAGATTGGCTTTTAGACGGTTTACCAGTTCCATTTGATTTAGACGTGGACGCTGACATGAAGAACACCAAAATCAACGCCTTATTTGCCAGTGCACCGAGCCTATTTTTACCCGATAAAACTTACTACGCAGCTGATAATCCTAGTGGCCCACAATTATTACAAGTTTTTCAACAAATGATGCAACAATTGCTGGAAATGGCTGGCTACAGCACCGCCGATACGCAATTGATCTTAGAACAAGCCATCGCGTTCGATAAAAGCTTAGCCCCACATGTGAAAAGCGCTGAAGAGTCAGCCGACTACAGTAAAATGTATAACCCGCAGACTTTCACTGAATTCACAGCCCACAGCAGCAATATCGACTTTAGCCGTCTAATTCCAGAATTAATTGGTGCGCAACCGGAAAAAATCATCGTCACTCAACCTAAATTTTTTACGGCCTTTGACGAGATCGTCACAACAGAGAACTTTAGCCTACTGAAAAGCTGGTTGATCGTCAACACAGTACGCAGTATGAGTGGCTATTTAAGTAATGATTTCCGTGAAATCGGCGGTATTTACGGGCGGGCACTTTCCGGTAGTAAAGAAGCGATGAAACCGCAAAAGAGTGCCTATTATTTGGCCGCCGGACAATTTGACCAAGTCGTTGGTGATTACTATGGTCGCAAGTACTTCGGTGAAGCCGCCAAGGCCGACGTTCATAAAATGGTCGTTAAAATGATCGGCGTTTATAAAAAACGGCTGGAAAATAATGATTGGTTATCCGCCAGCACGCGGCAAAAAGCGATCGTTAAGCTGGATAATTTAGGCATTCAAGTCGGTTATCCCGATACGATCAAGCCGTTATTCAAACAATTCACCGTCAATACTGGGGCTAGCTTATTAAGCAACGCCATGCGTTTTGCTCATATCACCATTGCGGATCGTTTCAGTAAATGGAATCAGCCAGTCGAACGAACTGAATGGGAAATGAGCGCTAATACGGTTAACGCTTATTACCATCCTTTCCGCAATATTATCGTTTTTCCAGCAGCAATTTTGCAGGCGCCATTTTATAGTTTAACGCAACCATCAAGTGCTAATTATGGTGGGATCGGTGCGGTGATCGCCCATGAAATTTCCCATGCCTTCGATAATAACGGTGCGCTTTTTGATGAATTTGGTAATTTACACAATTGGTGGACTGACGCTGACTCCGCGCACTTTAAGGAATTAGCCCAAGCAATGATCGGCGAATTCAACGGTATTCCATTTGCCGGCAGCCAAGTCAACGGCAAACTGACAGTGTCAGAAAACATTGCCGATGCTGGTGGCTTGAGTTGTGCCTTAGAAGCCGCCAAAGGTGAAACCGATGTTAATTTAACGACCTTCTTCACCAATTGGGCGACGATTTGGCGGACCAAAGCCCAGCCAGAATATCAACAATTACTGTTATCGATCGATGTTCACGCCCCTGCTAAATTACGCGCCAATGTTCAGGTGCAAAACTTCGCTGATTTTTACCGTACATTTAATGTACAGCCAGGCGATGGTATGTATTTGGCACCAGAAAAACGTGTCAGTATCTGGTAA
- a CDS encoding amino acid permease, whose protein sequence is MANATLKRKMEARHLLMISLGGVIGTGLFLSSGYTIHQAGPIGTILAYALGAVLVYLVMLCLGELAVAMPFTGSFHVYATKYIGPGTGFTVALLYWLTWTVALGSEFTAAGLIMQKWFPHTPTWLWSALFMIAIFIANALSVRFFAETEFWFSSIKVIAIIAFIVLGGAAIIGLLPISGYHHAPGLHNLVAGGIFPNGIKAVFTTMLTVNFAFSGTELIGVTAGETKDPGKNIPKAIHTTLLRLCLFFIGSIVVMAALIPYQKAGVSQSPFVLVFRQIGLPFAGDLMNFVVLTAILSAANSGLYASTRMLWSLANEKMIPARVAKTTKSGIPLLALSLSMLGGILALLSSVVAAETVYLVLVSISGLAVVIVWMAIALSQLNFRKQFLAEGHQLSELTFRTPGYPWIPLAAFILSFLSCVLIIFDPTQRPALFYMVPFIIACYVIYYVKEAIKKRRTQTNPAPTQKS, encoded by the coding sequence ATGGCAAACGCAACGCTGAAACGTAAAATGGAAGCGCGCCATTTACTAATGATTTCACTAGGCGGTGTTATTGGCACTGGCTTATTTCTTAGCTCTGGCTACACGATTCATCAAGCAGGTCCAATCGGGACGATTCTCGCCTATGCATTAGGCGCCGTTTTAGTTTATCTCGTCATGTTATGTTTAGGTGAATTAGCCGTCGCCATGCCATTTACCGGCTCATTTCATGTTTACGCGACTAAATATATCGGTCCCGGAACTGGCTTTACCGTTGCCCTACTTTATTGGTTGACCTGGACCGTTGCCCTAGGCTCGGAATTCACCGCCGCTGGCTTGATCATGCAAAAATGGTTCCCGCACACGCCAACTTGGTTGTGGAGCGCCTTATTTATGATCGCTATTTTTATTGCCAACGCATTATCAGTCCGTTTCTTTGCTGAAACCGAGTTTTGGTTTTCTAGCATTAAAGTGATCGCCATCATTGCTTTTATTGTTCTCGGCGGCGCAGCAATCATTGGTCTACTCCCTATTTCCGGTTATCACCATGCACCCGGTCTACATAATTTAGTTGCTGGCGGTATTTTTCCTAACGGGATCAAGGCTGTGTTCACCACAATGCTGACGGTTAATTTTGCTTTTTCTGGCACCGAATTGATTGGCGTGACCGCGGGCGAAACTAAAGATCCCGGCAAAAATATTCCTAAGGCGATCCACACCACCTTATTGCGTTTGTGTTTATTTTTCATTGGTAGTATCGTCGTGATGGCCGCGTTGATTCCTTACCAAAAAGCTGGCGTCAGCCAAAGCCCGTTTGTCCTGGTTTTCCGTCAAATCGGTTTACCTTTTGCAGGTGACTTAATGAATTTTGTTGTGCTGACGGCAATCTTGTCCGCCGCCAATTCCGGCCTATATGCTTCGACGCGGATGCTGTGGTCGCTGGCTAATGAAAAAATGATTCCCGCTCGTGTCGCCAAAACAACTAAAAGTGGTATCCCGCTGCTGGCTTTAAGCTTAAGTATGCTCGGCGGTATTTTGGCGTTACTATCTAGTGTTGTCGCCGCTGAAACGGTCTACTTAGTGTTGGTTTCAATCTCCGGCTTGGCTGTAGTAATTGTCTGGATGGCGATTGCACTATCCCAATTAAATTTCCGCAAACAATTTCTGGCGGAAGGCCACCAACTTAGTGAATTGACCTTCCGTACTCCAGGCTATCCTTGGATACCGCTAGCCGCTTTTATTCTAAGCTTTTTGTCGTGTGTACTGATCATTTTTGACCCGACCCAACGGCCAGCATTATTTTATATGGTACCCTTTATCATCGCCTGCTACGTGATATATTACGTCAAAGAAGCAATCAAAAAGCGGCGCACCCAAACTAATCCTGCGCCAACGCAGAAAAGTTAG
- the icd gene encoding NADP-dependent isocitrate dehydrogenase: MSVITKKNGKLHVPAQPTIPFIAGDGIGPEIWAAAQPLFDAAVTAVYGDTKAVQWLPLLAGEAAFKATGEWLPQATLDALKTNLVAIKGPLTTPIGGGHRSLNVTLRQKFDLYACFRPIHYFAGTPSPLKQPEKTEMVVFRENTEDIYAGIEYAPGAASAPLRQLLATDQQLNKVRFPEESAFALKPISKSGSQRLVKSAIDYALANHLPSVTLVHKGNIMKLTEGGFKKWGYEIAAQDYADQIFTWETYRQLAKTDQSAADAAYQAAQQAGKLIIKDVITDNFFQQALLAPEQFSVIATPNLNGDYISDALAAQVGGIGIAPGANINYVTGAAIFEATHGTAPQFAGQNKLNPTSIILSGALLFDYIGWPEVAAKIRQAVATAIQNKQVTWDFATKIPGATQLSTSDFGQYLIAQL; the protein is encoded by the coding sequence ATGAGCGTAATTACCAAGAAAAATGGCAAGTTGCATGTTCCAGCGCAACCAACGATTCCATTTATCGCTGGTGACGGTATCGGCCCAGAAATTTGGGCGGCGGCGCAACCCTTATTTGATGCTGCCGTCACTGCGGTTTATGGTGATACCAAAGCAGTGCAGTGGCTGCCACTACTAGCCGGCGAAGCAGCCTTTAAAGCAACTGGCGAATGGCTACCACAAGCAACATTAGATGCCTTAAAAACTAATTTAGTCGCGATCAAAGGACCACTGACTACGCCAATTGGTGGCGGTCACCGCTCCTTAAATGTGACCCTACGCCAAAAATTTGACCTATATGCTTGTTTCCGGCCGATTCATTATTTTGCTGGGACGCCTTCCCCACTAAAACAACCAGAAAAAACTGAAATGGTGGTTTTTCGTGAAAACACGGAAGATATTTATGCTGGGATCGAGTACGCTCCTGGTGCAGCTAGCGCCCCCTTACGGCAGTTATTAGCTACGGACCAACAACTTAACAAGGTGCGTTTTCCTGAAGAAAGTGCCTTTGCCCTTAAGCCAATCTCAAAAAGTGGCAGTCAACGGCTGGTCAAAAGCGCCATCGATTATGCCTTAGCCAATCATTTACCGTCTGTCACCTTAGTACACAAAGGTAACATCATGAAACTGACTGAAGGTGGCTTCAAGAAATGGGGCTACGAAATTGCTGCCCAAGATTATGCCGACCAAATTTTTACTTGGGAAACCTATCGCCAATTGGCTAAAACTGATCAGTCCGCTGCTGATGCCGCTTATCAGGCTGCGCAGCAAGCCGGTAAATTGATCATTAAAGACGTGATCACGGATAACTTTTTCCAACAGGCGTTGTTGGCACCGGAACAATTTTCCGTCATCGCTACACCAAATCTTAACGGCGATTATATTTCCGACGCACTAGCAGCCCAAGTTGGTGGCATCGGGATCGCACCAGGTGCGAACATTAATTACGTCACCGGCGCCGCAATTTTTGAAGCCACCCATGGCACCGCGCCACAGTTTGCCGGCCAAAATAAATTGAATCCCACTTCGATCATTTTATCTGGTGCTTTGTTATTTGATTACATCGGCTGGCCAGAAGTTGCCGCCAAAATTCGTCAAGCCGTTGCCACCGCCATTCAAAACAAACAAGTGACTTGGGATTTTGCTACCAAAATTCCTGGCGCAACACAACTTAGCACCAGCGACTTTGGCCAATATTTGATCGCGCAACTATAA
- a CDS encoding aminopeptidase C — protein sequence MSQAITPAAQAKFKKTLAAQPQAKVVQRAVMNTGINAASEDITVQTQLDRTFSLELPTGKVSNQKHSGRCWLFSTLNTLRHEVAVKYNLKDFEFSQNYLSFWDRFEKANAFYENIIATADQAADSRIVTWLLDSPNGDGGQWDNAAALIKKYGVVPKSVMPETQASENTTEFNQVLNLRLRKDAVKLRQLVAAGADVAAAKTEMLTVIYRMCAYAFGTPVEHFDFSYRDDANKYHRDTDLTPQSFAAKYLSRDLDDYVTVINSPDKPFNQLYTLPIEDNVVGGQHVTFLNVDLATFKALTIAQLQAGETIWFGNDVLQQMSRPDGLLDSRLFNYDALFATDLQLSKKERLQYRDAVVSHAMTLTGVDLVDGEPTKWKVENSWGEKVGADGYFVMSDQWFDDYVYHVVIKRDLLSPELQQVLQNKPTELAPWDSMA from the coding sequence ATGAGTCAAGCAATTACCCCAGCCGCACAGGCTAAGTTTAAAAAAACATTAGCGGCCCAGCCACAAGCAAAAGTGGTGCAGCGTGCAGTTATGAATACTGGTATCAACGCTGCTAGTGAAGATATTACGGTGCAAACGCAATTAGATCGTACTTTCTCATTGGAATTACCAACAGGAAAAGTGTCTAATCAGAAACATAGTGGCCGCTGTTGGCTATTTTCAACATTGAATACATTGCGTCACGAAGTCGCAGTGAAGTATAACTTGAAGGATTTCGAATTTTCGCAGAATTATTTATCTTTCTGGGATCGGTTTGAGAAAGCCAACGCCTTTTATGAAAATATTATCGCCACCGCTGATCAAGCGGCTGATAGTCGAATCGTAACTTGGTTGCTAGATTCGCCCAATGGTGATGGTGGCCAGTGGGATAACGCCGCAGCCCTGATCAAAAAGTACGGCGTCGTGCCTAAATCGGTTATGCCCGAAACCCAGGCCAGCGAAAATACGACTGAATTCAACCAAGTACTCAATTTACGGTTACGCAAGGACGCGGTTAAATTACGCCAATTAGTGGCTGCTGGGGCCGATGTTGCGGCCGCGAAAACCGAAATGTTGACCGTGATCTATCGGATGTGCGCCTATGCCTTCGGTACGCCAGTAGAACACTTTGATTTCAGCTACCGCGATGACGCTAACAAGTATCACCGCGATACTGACTTGACGCCGCAAAGTTTTGCAGCTAAATATTTAAGCCGTGATCTAGACGACTATGTGACCGTGATCAATTCACCAGACAAGCCTTTCAATCAGCTTTATACCTTGCCGATTGAAGATAATGTGGTCGGCGGACAACACGTGACGTTTTTGAACGTTGATCTAGCAACTTTTAAAGCATTAACGATTGCGCAACTGCAGGCAGGGGAAACGATTTGGTTCGGGAATGATGTTTTGCAACAAATGAGCCGGCCCGATGGCTTGCTGGATAGTCGGCTATTTAATTATGACGCCCTTTTTGCAACTGATTTGCAACTAAGTAAAAAAGAACGGCTGCAATATCGGGATGCGGTTGTTTCGCATGCAATGACGCTGACCGGCGTCGATTTAGTAGACGGCGAACCAACAAAATGGAAAGTCGAAAATAGTTGGGGCGAAAAAGTTGGGGCAGATGGTTACTTCGTGATGAGCGATCAATGGTTTGACGATTACGTTTACCATGTGGTGATCAAGCGCGATTTGCTCAGCCCAGAATTACAACAAGTGTTACAAAATAAACCAACTGAATTAGCGCCATGGGATTCGATGGCGTAA
- the mmuM gene encoding homocysteine S-methyltransferase, translating to MNFRQAVKQPLILDGAMATELEKRGVDTNSELWSARALLTDPNAVYAVHYSYFAAGADVAITNTYQANVPAFEKIGLTAAASKALIAKAVQVAQQARTDYLVASDNARDLYVAGSVGPYGAYLADGSEYTGAYQLDRKAYQVFHYPRIAQLVASGVDVLAIETQPNFAEIQAVVALLQEEFPQQTAWVSLSIKDAQTLCDGTPLAEVVTYLNQQPQVVALGVNCTALTNVTAALQTLQPLTDKPLLVYPNSGEEYDPSDKTWHMQKNTPQFSELVPKWQATGAQLIGGCCRTTPGDIEQISQILR from the coding sequence ATGAATTTTCGCCAAGCAGTCAAACAACCACTGATTTTAGATGGCGCAATGGCAACTGAATTAGAAAAACGTGGTGTCGACACGAATAGTGAGTTATGGTCAGCACGAGCGTTGTTGACTGATCCTAACGCAGTTTATGCCGTGCATTATAGTTATTTTGCGGCCGGCGCCGATGTCGCGATCACTAATACCTATCAAGCCAACGTCCCTGCTTTTGAAAAAATTGGCTTGACCGCTGCGGCTAGTAAGGCCTTGATCGCTAAAGCTGTCCAAGTGGCGCAACAAGCACGCACCGATTATTTGGTAGCTAGTGATAATGCTCGTGACCTCTATGTTGCCGGTAGCGTTGGTCCATATGGGGCTTATTTAGCGGATGGGAGTGAATATACTGGTGCTTATCAGCTAGATCGTAAAGCTTACCAAGTTTTTCATTACCCGCGCATTGCTCAGTTGGTAGCCAGTGGCGTGGACGTTTTAGCTATCGAAACGCAGCCCAATTTTGCTGAGATCCAAGCTGTCGTTGCACTTTTACAGGAAGAATTTCCACAGCAGACAGCGTGGGTATCGTTGAGTATTAAGGATGCGCAAACACTTTGTGATGGCACACCATTGGCTGAAGTGGTGACTTACCTGAACCAGCAGCCGCAAGTTGTCGCCCTAGGCGTGAATTGTACAGCGTTGACCAACGTAACGGCTGCGTTACAGACTCTACAGCCACTGACGGATAAGCCATTATTAGTTTATCCTAATTCTGGTGAGGAGTACGACCCCAGTGATAAAACGTGGCATATGCAGAAAAACACGCCTCAATTTAGTGAACTAGTACCTAAATGGCAAGCAACTGGTGCCCAATTGATTGGCGGCTGTTGTCGGACAACACCTGGCGATATTGAACAAATTAGCCAAATATTACGCTAA
- a CDS encoding NAD(P)-dependent oxidoreductase — translation MKIGIIGATGQAGSLIAEEAVQRGHQVTAIVRHPEKLRLKLPVLAKDLFALTTADLTDFDVIVDAFRPANAHEDQHQTSLQHLVDILHSTAVRLLVVGGAGSLFVDDAQTMRLYETPNFKDEWKPTSVNMGKALINLQKVTDVQWTYLSPSAAFLADAPRTGSYDIGQDRLLTNLAGKSEISYADFAIALVDEIEKPQHKQQRFTVVSR, via the coding sequence ATGAAAATTGGTATTATTGGTGCCACTGGCCAAGCAGGTTCATTGATCGCTGAAGAAGCAGTGCAACGCGGACATCAAGTCACAGCAATCGTCCGTCATCCAGAGAAGCTGCGCCTTAAGTTACCGGTACTGGCAAAGGATCTATTTGCGTTAACGACGGCTGATCTAACTGATTTTGATGTGATAGTCGATGCTTTTCGGCCAGCCAATGCGCACGAAGACCAACATCAAACCTCACTGCAGCATTTAGTTGATATTTTGCACAGTACCGCTGTACGTTTATTGGTGGTGGGCGGCGCTGGTTCGCTATTCGTCGATGACGCACAGACCATGCGTTTATACGAAACCCCTAATTTCAAAGACGAATGGAAACCCACTTCAGTCAACATGGGCAAGGCACTGATCAATTTACAAAAGGTGACCGATGTGCAGTGGACTTACCTTAGTCCGTCAGCGGCCTTTTTAGCGGACGCACCGCGCACCGGCAGTTACGACATTGGTCAAGACCGGCTACTGACGAATTTGGCTGGTAAAAGTGAGATCAGTTACGCGGATTTTGCCATTGCGCTGGTTGACGAAATCGAAAAGCCGCAACATAAGCAACAACGTTTCACGGTTGTCAGTCGCTAA